The Serratia rhizosphaerae genome has a segment encoding these proteins:
- the asmA gene encoding outer membrane assembly protein AsmA produces the protein MRRLLTTLVILLVVLVAGMSALVLLVNPNEFRSYMIKKVEQRSGYHLTLDGDLRWHVWPQLSILAGRMTLTAPGAKAPVVSADNMRLDVKLLPLISHQLFVKQVMLKNAVIRLTPDSEEQSLPDAPIAPGGNNAEESPAASWKFDIDNLQVVDSLLIWQRANNEQINVRDINLSLQRSGDRQADLELSSRINRDQRDLSVNLTAALDLSQYPRQASATVSQFNYQLEGADILVGGIKGQGALQALYQQTPRRVTLNQLQISANDSQFAGSISAGFGDIPDYILNLSSPNLNLDALSGWHNSSGGSDAQPVRAMTAGPVIASGAEPQRDLQALRDFDARLNLSADRLTYRGMNIAQLKLQADNQRGKLTMPTLTGQVAGGEFSLPGSLDVRGDHAVAQVQPSLQRIDLATLFNAFDLPQFMTGQLTMNGVLSGDRLAIDALLNSWQGSAQLAVANAQLHGLNIQQLIQQAVARNEQGVRGQDQYQRYTELQQLAAKANLNRGAVTLRELSAQSSLLHFNGGGKLNLPEKQCDITLNVQVTGGWQGSSKLIEQLQKTPIPLRVFGPWQQLNYQLKVDQVLRNSLQERAKDALNKWAEKNKESRDGQDLKKLLDKL, from the coding sequence ATGAGACGATTACTGACGACTTTGGTGATTTTGCTGGTAGTGCTGGTGGCAGGAATGTCTGCGCTGGTGCTGCTGGTCAACCCGAATGAATTCCGCAGCTACATGATCAAAAAGGTTGAACAGCGCAGCGGGTATCACCTGACATTAGACGGTGATTTACGCTGGCACGTTTGGCCGCAGCTGAGCATTCTGGCCGGCCGTATGACGCTGACCGCGCCGGGCGCCAAAGCACCGGTTGTCAGTGCGGACAATATGCGTCTGGATGTCAAACTGCTGCCGCTGATCTCTCACCAGCTGTTCGTAAAACAGGTGATGCTGAAGAACGCGGTGATTCGTCTTACGCCGGACTCTGAAGAACAGAGTCTGCCGGATGCGCCGATTGCGCCGGGCGGCAACAACGCTGAAGAGTCACCCGCCGCGAGCTGGAAATTCGATATTGATAATCTGCAGGTGGTGGACAGCCTGCTGATTTGGCAGCGCGCTAATAATGAGCAGATTAACGTCCGCGATATCAACCTTTCGCTGCAGCGCAGCGGCGACCGCCAGGCGGATCTGGAACTGAGCAGCCGTATCAATCGCGATCAGCGCGATCTGAGCGTCAACCTGACGGCCGCGCTGGATCTGAGCCAGTATCCGCGTCAGGCCAGCGCCACGGTCAGCCAGTTCAACTATCAGCTTGAAGGCGCCGATATTCTGGTGGGCGGCATTAAAGGTCAGGGGGCGCTACAGGCGCTGTATCAGCAGACGCCGCGCCGGGTCACGCTCAACCAGCTGCAGATTAGCGCCAACGACAGTCAGTTTGCCGGCAGCATCAGCGCCGGTTTTGGCGATATCCCCGACTATATCCTGAACCTGAGTTCGCCGAATCTGAATCTGGACGCGCTTTCCGGCTGGCATAACAGTAGCGGTGGCAGCGACGCGCAGCCGGTGCGGGCAATGACCGCCGGCCCGGTGATCGCCAGCGGTGCGGAGCCGCAGCGGGATTTGCAGGCGCTGCGCGATTTTGATGCCAGGCTGAATTTGAGCGCCGACCGGTTGACTTACCGCGGTATGAACATCGCGCAGCTGAAACTTCAGGCTGATAATCAGCGCGGCAAGCTGACGATGCCGACTCTGACGGGACAGGTCGCCGGCGGTGAGTTCTCCTTACCCGGCTCGCTGGACGTGCGCGGAGATCACGCCGTTGCGCAGGTGCAGCCGAGTTTGCAGCGGATAGATTTGGCGACGCTGTTCAACGCGTTTGATCTCCCGCAATTTATGACCGGGCAGCTGACGATGAACGGCGTCTTGAGCGGTGACCGTCTGGCGATTGATGCCTTGCTGAATAGCTGGCAGGGGAGCGCGCAACTGGCGGTAGCCAACGCTCAATTGCACGGTCTGAATATCCAACAGCTGATTCAGCAGGCGGTAGCGCGTAATGAGCAGGGCGTGCGCGGGCAGGATCAGTATCAGCGCTATACCGAGCTGCAGCAGCTGGCGGCCAAGGCTAACCTGAACCGCGGGGCGGTGACGCTGCGTGAGCTGAGTGCGCAGTCATCGCTGTTACATTTTAACGGCGGCGGTAAACTGAACCTGCCGGAAAAACAGTGTGATATTACGCTGAACGTACAGGTGACCGGCGGCTGGCAGGGAAGCAGCAAACTGATAGAACAGCTGCAGAAGACGCCGATCCCGCTACGGGTGTTTGGGCCGTGGCAGCAGCTGAACTATCAGCTGAAGGTCGATCAGGTGCTGCGTAACTCCTTACAGGAGCGTGCCAAGGATGCGCTGAACAAATGGGCGGAGAAAAATAAAGAATCCCGCGACGGACAAGACCTGAAAAAACTGCTCGACAAGCTGTAA
- the dcd gene encoding dCTP deaminase: protein MRLCDRDIEAWLDSGKLAITPRPPIERISGATVDVRLGNQFRVFRGHTAAFIDLSGPKDEVSAALDRVMSDEIVLPEGEAFFLHPGELALAVTLESVTLPNDLVGWLDGRSSLARLGLMVHVTAHRIDPGWHGRIVLEFYNSGKLPLALRPGMLIGALSFEPLSGPAARPYHSREDAKYKDQQGAVASRIDKD, encoded by the coding sequence ATGAGACTGTGCGACCGCGATATCGAAGCCTGGCTGGATAGCGGGAAACTGGCGATTACGCCGCGACCGCCGATTGAGCGCATTAGCGGGGCCACAGTGGATGTCCGTTTGGGCAACCAGTTCCGCGTATTCCGTGGCCATACCGCCGCTTTTATCGATCTGAGCGGACCGAAGGATGAAGTCAGCGCGGCGTTGGATCGCGTGATGAGCGATGAAATCGTCTTGCCTGAAGGGGAAGCGTTCTTCCTGCACCCGGGCGAACTGGCGCTGGCGGTGACGCTGGAATCGGTCACGCTGCCGAATGATTTGGTCGGCTGGCTGGACGGCCGCTCTTCACTGGCGCGTCTGGGGCTGATGGTGCACGTCACCGCGCACCGTATCGATCCCGGCTGGCACGGGCGCATTGTTCTGGAGTTCTATAATTCAGGTAAGCTGCCGCTGGCGCTGCGCCCGGGCATGCTGATCGGCGCGCTGAGTTTTGAACCGCTCTCCGGCCCGGCTGCGCGACCTTACCACAGCCGTGAAGATGCAAAATACAAGGACCAGCAGGGCGCTGTAGCCAGCCGCATCGATAAGGACTAA
- the udk gene encoding uridine kinase has translation MTDKPHQCVIIGIAGASASGKSLIASTLYRELREQVGDEHIGVIPEDSYYKDQTHLTMEERVKTNYDHPSAMDHSLLFQHLQMLKAGKPIELPLYSYTEHTRKTETVHLEPKKVIILEGILLLTDPRLRQEMNFSIFVDTPLDICLMRRMKRDVNERGRSMDSVMAQYQKTVRPMFLQFIEPSKQYADIIVPRGGKNRIAIDILKAKISQFFE, from the coding sequence ATGACTGACAAGCCGCATCAGTGCGTCATTATTGGTATAGCTGGCGCATCTGCCTCCGGGAAAAGCCTTATCGCCAGTACGTTGTATCGTGAACTCCGCGAACAGGTCGGCGATGAACACATCGGCGTGATCCCTGAAGACAGTTACTACAAAGACCAAACCCATCTGACCATGGAAGAGCGGGTCAAAACCAACTACGACCACCCGAGCGCCATGGACCACAGCCTGCTGTTCCAGCATCTGCAGATGCTGAAGGCGGGCAAGCCGATCGAGCTGCCGCTGTATAGTTACACCGAACACACGCGTAAAACCGAAACGGTGCACCTGGAGCCGAAAAAGGTGATCATTCTGGAAGGGATCCTGCTGTTGACCGACCCGCGTCTGCGCCAGGAAATGAACTTCTCCATCTTCGTTGACACACCGCTGGACATCTGCCTGATGCGCCGCATGAAGCGCGACGTCAATGAGCGCGGACGCTCCATGGATTCCGTGATGGCGCAGTACCAGAAAACCGTGCGCCCGATGTTCCTGCAGTTTATTGAGCCTTCCAAACAGTATGCCGACATTATCGTGCCGCGCGGTGGTAAAAACCGCATTGCAATCGATATTCTGAAAGCCAAAATCAGTCAGTTCTTTGAATAA
- a CDS encoding phosphatase PAP2 family protein produces MLLLPTALILFLVLISSAATRRAGWQWGFIFGGVGAVVCASKLAFIGWGIGSAEYDFTGFSGHSALSASIWPAFLWLICARSHPLLRRAAVLLGYLLPLAIGWSRLVIHAHSTSEVIAGLALGLSASSLFLLLQRRSSPPRLGVVKTLILLALPVLLMGHRQPAPTQSLLEKIAVTLADRERPYTRADLHNLLK; encoded by the coding sequence ATGCTGCTGCTGCCCACCGCTTTGATTCTGTTCCTCGTCTTGATCTCTTCGGCCGCGACCCGTCGCGCCGGCTGGCAGTGGGGCTTTATCTTCGGCGGCGTCGGCGCGGTTGTCTGCGCCTCCAAACTGGCCTTTATCGGCTGGGGCATCGGCAGCGCCGAGTACGACTTTACCGGCTTCAGCGGCCATTCGGCGCTCTCCGCCAGCATCTGGCCGGCATTTTTGTGGCTGATCTGCGCCCGCAGCCATCCGCTGCTGCGGCGTGCCGCAGTGCTGCTGGGCTATCTGCTGCCGCTCGCCATCGGCTGGTCGCGGCTGGTTATTCACGCCCACTCCACATCTGAGGTCATCGCCGGTCTGGCGCTGGGGCTCTCCGCCAGCTCGCTGTTCCTGCTGCTGCAGCGCCGCAGCAGCCCGCCGCGGCTTGGCGTGGTCAAGACCCTGATTCTGCTGGCGCTGCCGGTGCTTTTGATGGGACACCGCCAGCCGGCGCCGACGCAAAGCCTGCTGGAAAAGATAGCGGTCACCCTGGCGGATCGGGAGCGCCCCTATACCCGCGCAGATTTGCATAATCTTCTGAAATAA
- the apbC gene encoding iron-sulfur cluster carrier protein ApbC: protein MNAKSPEQTNPEVLRALVTGVLAAFEHPTLKNNLTALKAIHHCALLDNVLHIELAMPFAWNSGFAALQDSVSAELLRVTGAQAIDWKLKHDIATLKRANAQAGVNGVRNIIAVSSGKGGVGKSSTAVNLALALAAEGAKVGILDADIYGPSIPNMLGTEHERPTSPDGQHMAPIMAHGLATNSIGYLVTDDNAMVWRGPMASKALMQLLQDTLWPDLDYLVLDMPPGTGDIQLTLSQNIPVTGALVVTTPQDIALLDAAKGIVMFEKVQVPVLGIVENMSVHICSNCGHHEPIFGTGGAEKLVEKYHSRLLGQMPLHISLREDLDRGQPTVVSRPDSEFAEMYRQLAGRVAAQMYWQGEAIPTEIAFRAV from the coding sequence ATGAACGCAAAATCCCCTGAGCAGACCAACCCCGAAGTTCTGCGCGCCCTGGTGACCGGTGTACTGGCCGCCTTTGAACACCCGACGTTAAAAAATAACCTGACGGCGCTGAAAGCGATTCACCACTGCGCGCTGCTGGACAACGTGCTGCATATCGAACTCGCCATGCCGTTTGCCTGGAACAGCGGCTTTGCGGCGCTGCAGGACAGCGTGAGCGCGGAATTGCTGCGCGTGACCGGCGCACAGGCTATCGACTGGAAACTGAAACATGACATCGCCACGCTGAAACGCGCCAATGCGCAGGCCGGCGTCAACGGCGTGCGCAACATTATCGCCGTCAGCTCCGGCAAGGGCGGGGTGGGAAAATCCAGCACCGCGGTAAACCTGGCGCTGGCGCTGGCGGCGGAAGGCGCCAAGGTCGGCATCCTGGATGCGGATATCTATGGCCCGTCGATCCCCAATATGCTGGGCACAGAACATGAACGCCCGACCTCGCCGGACGGCCAGCATATGGCGCCGATTATGGCGCACGGCCTGGCGACCAACTCCATCGGCTATCTGGTGACCGATGACAACGCCATGGTCTGGCGCGGGCCGATGGCCAGCAAGGCGCTGATGCAGCTGCTGCAGGATACCCTGTGGCCGGATCTGGATTACCTGGTGCTGGATATGCCGCCGGGCACTGGCGACATTCAGCTGACGCTGTCGCAGAATATCCCGGTCACCGGCGCGCTGGTGGTCACCACCCCGCAGGATATCGCGCTGCTGGATGCGGCGAAGGGCATCGTGATGTTTGAAAAAGTCCAGGTGCCGGTATTGGGCATTGTGGAAAACATGAGCGTGCATATCTGCAGCAACTGCGGACATCATGAGCCGATCTTCGGCACCGGCGGGGCGGAGAAGCTGGTGGAGAAATACCACAGCCGCCTGCTGGGACAGATGCCGCTGCATATTTCGCTGCGTGAAGATCTGGACCGCGGCCAGCCGACGGTGGTAAGCCGTCCGGACAGCGAGTTTGCCGAGATGTATCGCCAGCTGGCGGGACGCGTGGCGGCACAAATGTACTGGCAGGGAGAGGCGATCCCGACGGAGATCGCGTTCCGCGCGGTGTGA
- the metG gene encoding methionine--tRNA ligase, whose product MAQVAKKLLVTCALPYANGSIHLGHMLEHIQADIWVRYQRMRGNEVHFICADDAHGTPIMLKAQQLGVSPEDMIAEMSQEHQQDFAGFNISYDNYHSTHSDENRELSSLIYRRLKENGFIKNRTISQLYDPEKGMFLPDRFVKGTCPKCKSPDQYGDNCEVCGATYSPTELIEPKSAVSGATPVMRDSEHFFFDLPSFSEMLQAWTRSGALQEQVANKMQEWFESGLHQWDISRDAPYFGFEIPDAPGKYFYVWLDAPIGYMGSFKNLCDKRGDLDFDEFWRKDSTTELYHFIGKDIVYFHSLFWPAMLEGSNFRKPTNLFVHGYVTVNGAKMSKSRGTFIKAGTYLKHLDADCLRYYYAAKLSSRIDDIDLNLEDFVQRVNADIVNKVVNLASRNAGFIKKRFDGRLADQLADPALYQTFTDAAASIADAYASREFSRAVREIMALADLANRYVDEQAPWVVAKEEGRDADLQAICSMGINLFRVLMTYLKPVLPSLAQRAEEFLNCELSWDSVQQPLLDHQVNAFKALFNRIELDKVNDMVNASKEDMAASQAPAVTGPLADDPIQDTITFDDFAKVDMRIALIKSADFVEGSDKLLKLQLDLGGENRQIFSGIRSAYPDPKQLEGRLTIMVANLAPRKMRFGISEGMVMAAGPGGKEIFLLSPDSGAQPGMQVK is encoded by the coding sequence ATGGCTCAAGTCGCGAAAAAATTATTGGTGACGTGCGCGCTACCGTACGCAAATGGTTCCATCCATCTCGGCCACATGCTCGAGCACATCCAGGCAGATATCTGGGTTCGTTACCAACGAATGCGCGGCAACGAAGTTCATTTCATCTGTGCGGACGACGCGCACGGCACGCCAATCATGCTGAAAGCCCAGCAGCTGGGCGTTTCGCCGGAAGATATGATTGCCGAAATGAGCCAGGAGCATCAGCAGGATTTCGCCGGTTTCAACATCAGCTACGACAACTACCACTCGACCCACAGCGATGAGAACCGCGAGTTGTCCAGTCTGATTTACCGCCGCCTGAAAGAGAACGGCTTTATCAAGAACCGGACGATTTCTCAGCTGTACGATCCGGAGAAAGGCATGTTCCTGCCGGACCGCTTTGTCAAAGGCACCTGTCCGAAGTGCAAATCGCCGGATCAGTACGGCGACAACTGCGAAGTGTGCGGCGCCACCTACAGCCCGACCGAACTGATCGAGCCGAAGTCCGCGGTTTCCGGCGCCACGCCGGTGATGCGCGACTCCGAACACTTCTTCTTCGACCTGCCGTCCTTTAGCGAAATGCTGCAGGCGTGGACGCGCTCCGGCGCGCTGCAAGAGCAGGTGGCGAACAAAATGCAGGAGTGGTTCGAATCCGGCCTGCACCAGTGGGACATCTCCCGCGACGCACCCTATTTCGGCTTCGAAATTCCCGATGCGCCGGGCAAATACTTCTACGTCTGGCTGGACGCGCCGATCGGCTATATGGGCTCCTTTAAGAACCTGTGCGACAAGCGCGGCGATCTGGACTTCGACGAGTTCTGGCGCAAGGATTCCACCACCGAGCTGTATCACTTTATCGGCAAAGACATCGTCTATTTCCACAGCCTGTTCTGGCCGGCGATGCTGGAAGGCAGCAACTTCCGCAAGCCAACCAACCTGTTCGTTCACGGCTACGTAACGGTTAACGGCGCCAAGATGTCCAAATCGCGCGGCACCTTTATCAAGGCCGGCACCTACCTGAAGCATCTGGACGCCGACTGCCTGCGCTATTACTACGCCGCCAAGCTGTCTTCACGCATCGACGACATCGACCTCAACCTGGAAGATTTCGTGCAGCGCGTCAACGCCGATATCGTCAACAAGGTGGTCAACCTGGCGTCACGCAACGCCGGCTTTATCAAGAAGCGTTTCGACGGCCGGCTGGCGGACCAACTGGCGGATCCGGCGCTGTATCAGACCTTTACCGACGCAGCAGCCAGCATCGCCGACGCCTATGCCAGCCGCGAGTTCAGCCGCGCCGTGCGTGAAATCATGGCGCTGGCGGATCTGGCCAACCGCTACGTCGACGAGCAGGCGCCTTGGGTAGTGGCGAAGGAGGAAGGCCGCGACGCCGACCTGCAGGCCATCTGCTCGATGGGCATCAACCTGTTCCGCGTGTTGATGACCTACCTGAAGCCGGTGCTGCCGTCGCTGGCGCAGCGCGCCGAAGAATTCCTGAACTGCGAACTGAGCTGGGACAGCGTGCAGCAGCCGCTGCTGGATCATCAGGTCAACGCCTTTAAGGCGCTGTTCAATCGTATCGAGCTCGACAAGGTTAACGACATGGTCAACGCCTCCAAAGAAGATATGGCCGCCAGCCAGGCGCCGGCAGTCACCGGTCCGCTGGCGGACGATCCTATCCAGGACACCATCACTTTTGACGACTTCGCCAAGGTTGATATGCGCATCGCGCTGATCAAAAGCGCCGATTTCGTTGAAGGCTCGGACAAACTGCTGAAGCTGCAGCTGGATCTGGGCGGTGAAAACCGTCAGATCTTCTCCGGCATCCGCTCCGCTTACCCGGATCCGAAGCAGTTGGAAGGGCGTCTGACCATCATGGTCGCCAACCTGGCGCCGCGCAAAATGCGCTTTGGTATTTCCGAAGGCATGGTGATGGCCGCCGGCCCGGGCGGGAAGGAAATCTTCCTGCTGAGCCCGGACAGCGGCGCGCAGCCGGGCATGCAGGTGAAGTAA
- a CDS encoding MFS transporter, with the protein MKGFPPLINTLLATSLVLTIGRGITLPFIAIYLSEHFRLLPTGVGIVLGCSLSIGIITSLYGGYLVDKFSKNTLMIAAILLYGLSFFLMPSIARPGGMVAILAVLHTTYSVLNITIKACFAEWLPVAQRTRVFSINYTLINVGWAVGSSLGVWVAGFGVLLPFYLSGGLTLLVVIVLHFRLRQPQQPPKTAGTTVPLPANFRQTFGILRRDHRLLYFTLGSTLGAVVFGQFTGYLSQYLIIATSAEFAYRVIGLVMLVNACMVIALQYLMSRGMRQDNMLRWLAFGTLFFAIGLLGFALAGHSLWLWALAMAVFTLGEIIVIPVEYMFIDFIAPAHLKGSYYGMQNLSNLGGAINPVLCGFLLSYAAPPLMFAMLIAAALFSLLFFCLGHRLAQRQSAQPLVEQESSTINP; encoded by the coding sequence ATGAAGGGATTCCCCCCGCTGATCAATACGCTGTTGGCCACCTCGCTGGTGCTGACCATCGGCCGCGGCATCACGCTGCCGTTTATCGCCATTTACCTGAGCGAACACTTCCGCCTGTTGCCCACCGGCGTTGGCATCGTCCTCGGCTGCAGCCTGAGCATCGGCATCATCACCAGCCTGTACGGCGGCTATCTGGTGGACAAGTTTAGCAAAAATACGCTGATGATCGCCGCCATCCTGCTGTACGGGCTGAGCTTCTTTCTGATGCCGTCGATCGCACGGCCCGGCGGCATGGTGGCGATTCTGGCGGTATTGCATACCACCTATTCGGTGCTGAATATTACCATCAAGGCCTGTTTTGCCGAATGGCTACCGGTTGCGCAGCGTACGCGCGTCTTCTCCATCAACTACACCCTGATCAACGTCGGCTGGGCGGTCGGCTCCTCGCTTGGCGTCTGGGTAGCCGGCTTCGGGGTTCTGCTGCCGTTTTACCTGTCCGGCGGCCTGACGCTGCTGGTGGTTATCGTGCTGCATTTCCGCCTGCGGCAGCCGCAACAGCCGCCGAAAACGGCAGGCACCACCGTGCCCCTGCCTGCCAACTTTCGCCAGACGTTTGGCATCCTGCGCCGCGACCACCGGCTGCTCTACTTTACCCTCGGCAGTACGCTGGGCGCGGTGGTATTCGGCCAGTTTACCGGCTATCTGTCGCAGTATCTGATTATCGCCACCAGTGCGGAGTTCGCGTACCGGGTTATCGGGCTGGTGATGCTGGTTAACGCCTGCATGGTGATCGCGCTGCAGTATCTGATGAGCCGCGGTATGCGTCAGGACAATATGCTGCGCTGGCTGGCATTCGGCACGCTATTCTTCGCGATCGGCCTGCTGGGCTTCGCCCTGGCCGGGCACTCGTTGTGGCTGTGGGCGCTGGCGATGGCGGTCTTCACCCTGGGCGAAATTATCGTCATCCCGGTGGAATACATGTTTATCGACTTTATTGCGCCGGCGCACCTGAAAGGCAGCTACTACGGCATGCAGAACCTCAGTAACCTCGGCGGCGCGATCAACCCGGTGCTGTGCGGTTTTCTGCTCAGCTACGCCGCACCGCCGCTGATGTTTGCCATGCTGATCGCCGCAGCGCTGTTCAGCCTGTTGTTCTTTTGCCTGGGCCACCGGCTGGCGCAGCGTCAGTCGGCGCAGCCGTTGGTCGAACAGGAGTCATCTACAATTAACCCATAA
- a CDS encoding CidA/LrgA family protein: protein MNKMLTSCWQYLRAFALIYLCLLVGNAVSSLLPIAIPGSILGMLLLFALLASQLLPAAWVRPGCNLLIRYMVLLFVPIGVGVMQYYREIFDHLAPLVVACAASTLIVLVAVGYSSHYFHRERPLVGKQDNAEGDK, encoded by the coding sequence ATGAACAAGATGCTCACATCATGTTGGCAATACCTTAGAGCATTCGCTTTGATTTATCTGTGTCTGCTGGTCGGCAATGCGGTTTCCTCCCTCCTGCCGATCGCCATTCCCGGCAGTATCCTCGGCATGCTGCTGCTGTTCGCCCTGCTGGCCTCGCAGCTGCTGCCGGCCGCCTGGGTGCGCCCCGGCTGCAACCTGCTGATCCGCTATATGGTGCTGCTGTTTGTGCCCATCGGCGTCGGCGTGATGCAGTATTACCGGGAGATCTTCGACCATCTGGCGCCGCTGGTGGTTGCCTGCGCTGCCAGTACCCTGATCGTACTGGTGGCGGTGGGCTACTCCTCCCACTATTTCCATCGTGAACGGCCTCTGGTCGGCAAACAGGATAATGCCGAGGGGGATAAGTAA
- a CDS encoding CidB/LrgB family autolysis modulator, producing the protein MLHNLWWSLPLTLVVFFAARKLAQKLKMPLLNPLLVSMAVIIPLLLATGIPYQDYFQGSKILNDLLQPAVVALAFPLYEQLHQIRARWKSIIAVCFIGSITAMISGGAIALWMGATPEIAASILPKSVTTPIAMAVAESLGGIPAISAVCVIFVGILGAVLGHTLFNVLKITTKSARGLAMGSASHALGTARCVELDYQEGAFGSLALVICGIITSLLAPFLFPVLLHLFA; encoded by the coding sequence ATGCTGCATAACCTCTGGTGGTCGTTGCCGTTAACCCTGGTGGTATTTTTCGCCGCGCGTAAACTGGCGCAGAAACTGAAGATGCCGCTGCTCAATCCGCTGCTGGTCTCGATGGCGGTGATCATTCCACTGCTGCTGGCCACCGGCATCCCCTATCAGGACTATTTTCAGGGCAGCAAAATCCTCAATGATTTGCTGCAGCCTGCGGTGGTCGCGCTGGCGTTCCCGCTGTATGAACAGCTGCATCAAATCCGCGCCCGCTGGAAATCGATTATCGCCGTGTGCTTTATCGGCAGCATCACCGCCATGATAAGCGGCGGCGCCATTGCCCTGTGGATGGGTGCCACGCCGGAAATCGCCGCGTCGATTCTGCCTAAATCGGTCACTACGCCGATCGCCATGGCGGTGGCGGAGTCGCTCGGCGGCATCCCGGCCATCAGTGCGGTGTGCGTGATTTTTGTCGGTATTCTCGGCGCCGTGCTCGGCCATACGCTGTTCAACGTGCTGAAGATCACCACCAAATCCGCCCGCGGTCTGGCAATGGGCAGCGCCTCACATGCGCTGGGCACCGCCCGCTGCGTGGAGCTGGATTATCAGGAAGGCGCATTCGGTTCGCTGGCGCTGGTGATCTGCGGCATCATCACTTCACTGCTGGCGCCGTTTTTATTCCCGGTGCTGTTGCACCTGTTTGCCTGA
- the cdd gene encoding cytidine deaminase yields the protein MHPRFHTAFSTLPDTLQSALQPYLDAPDFPAMFSADQVEAIKQHSGLDDDALAFALLPLAAACSLTPISQFNVGAIARGVSGNLYFGANMEFGGAPMQQTVHAEQCVVTHAWLRGETALAAITVNYTPCGHCRQFMNELNSGGDLRIQLPGRPAATLSHYLPDSFGPRDLDIHTLLMDPEDHGHRLALSDALEIAALDAANRSHAPYSQAHSGVALETADGNIYAGRYAENAAFNPSLPPLQAALVLLNMSGGDCRQIRRAVLAEAQNAVFSQQDATRALLAALGCRTLQHLTF from the coding sequence ATGCATCCGCGTTTTCACACCGCTTTCAGCACCCTGCCCGACACATTGCAATCCGCCCTGCAGCCTTATCTGGACGCACCTGACTTTCCGGCCATGTTCAGCGCCGATCAGGTTGAAGCAATCAAGCAGCACAGCGGGCTGGACGATGATGCGCTGGCGTTTGCCCTGCTGCCGCTGGCCGCGGCCTGCTCGTTAACCCCGATTTCTCAGTTTAACGTCGGCGCCATCGCCCGCGGCGTCAGCGGCAACCTCTACTTCGGCGCCAATATGGAGTTCGGCGGCGCGCCGATGCAGCAGACGGTGCATGCCGAGCAGTGCGTCGTCACCCACGCCTGGCTGCGCGGCGAAACGGCGCTGGCCGCCATCACCGTCAACTACACTCCGTGCGGCCACTGCCGCCAGTTTATGAATGAGCTGAACAGCGGCGGCGATCTGCGCATCCAGCTGCCGGGCCGTCCGGCCGCCACGCTCAGCCACTATCTGCCGGATTCATTCGGCCCGCGCGATCTGGATATTCACACCCTGCTGATGGACCCGGAAGATCACGGTCACCGGCTGGCGCTGAGCGACGCGCTGGAGATCGCCGCGCTTGACGCCGCCAACCGCAGCCACGCACCCTATAGTCAGGCCCACAGCGGCGTGGCGCTGGAAACGGCGGACGGCAACATTTACGCCGGCCGCTACGCGGAAAACGCCGCCTTCAACCCCAGCCTGCCACCGCTGCAGGCCGCGCTGGTCCTGCTGAACATGTCCGGCGGCGACTGCCGGCAAATCCGCCGCGCGGTGCTGGCGGAAGCGCAGAACGCCGTTTTCAGTCAGCAAGACGCCACCCGCGCCCTGCTGGCCGCGCTCGGCTGCCGGACGCTGCAACATCTCACCTTCTAA